Proteins encoded by one window of Geobacter sp. DSM 9736:
- a CDS encoding ABC transporter ATP-binding protein: protein MHFGGLYEEEIVGKAYDRKLVARFLSYLRPYRSMVVLALLLLPLLAAARLAQPYLLKITVDRHLVTGVFDGLPVLALWFFILLLVESLFTYLQVYLLQLIGQRVMRDLRMELFSHVQRLPASFFDRTPTGGLVTRLTSDIEALGEMFAAGIITIIGDVVLLAGIIGIMVWMNLKLSLVTFSVLPLLFWVAFTFRRLMRQAFREVRSRLANLNSFLAESIGGIATVQLFNRQEIERNEFCRLNAAYRDSNLPVITWDASLYALVEALSSVAVGLIIWYGGNEILGGALSFGALVAFIYYIDKFFAPIRDLSAKYSVMQGAMAALERIFHLLDTEVDAGRNSLSIGLQSPGGYAEDRDQHPLDSVVFDNVWFAYSGNEYVLKGFNLKLRRGERIALVGETGGGKTTVTRLLTRLYEVHEGKIALNGTDIRGYSLSDLRRRIGIVLQEPYLFTGTVADNITLGDERARARMELAAALVGADRFIKDLPKGFDEEVRERGKNFSAGERQLISFARAVAYDPEILVLDEATASVDSASEKLIQEGLKGLMAGRTSLIVAHRLSTIQDADRIVVVHRGEKAEEGTHQELLAKRGLYYRLYELQFRG from the coding sequence ATGCATTTTGGCGGGCTATATGAGGAGGAAATAGTCGGAAAAGCTTACGACAGGAAGCTGGTGGCGCGGTTTCTCAGTTACCTTCGTCCGTACCGCAGCATGGTCGTGCTGGCTCTGCTCCTGCTACCCCTGCTGGCTGCAGCCCGCCTTGCACAGCCCTATCTGCTCAAGATCACCGTGGACAGGCACCTGGTAACCGGGGTGTTCGATGGGTTGCCGGTTCTGGCGCTCTGGTTCTTTATCCTGCTTCTCGTGGAATCACTATTCACTTACCTGCAGGTATATCTTCTGCAACTGATAGGGCAGCGTGTGATGCGCGACCTGCGCATGGAGCTTTTTTCCCATGTTCAGCGCCTTCCCGCTTCATTTTTCGACCGTACACCCACGGGGGGGCTGGTAACCAGGCTGACAAGCGACATAGAAGCACTCGGTGAGATGTTCGCCGCCGGGATCATAACTATAATCGGGGATGTCGTTCTTCTGGCGGGGATCATCGGCATCATGGTGTGGATGAACCTGAAGCTCTCCCTCGTCACCTTCTCGGTCCTCCCCCTGCTTTTCTGGGTTGCCTTTACCTTTCGCCGGCTCATGCGGCAAGCCTTCCGCGAGGTGCGCTCACGGCTGGCCAACCTGAACTCCTTTCTTGCCGAAAGCATCGGCGGCATCGCCACGGTGCAGCTCTTCAACCGGCAGGAAATCGAGCGTAACGAATTCTGCCGCCTAAACGCCGCGTATCGCGACTCAAATCTACCGGTCATCACCTGGGATGCCTCTCTCTATGCCCTCGTCGAGGCACTCTCGTCGGTCGCCGTCGGACTCATAATCTGGTACGGCGGCAACGAGATCCTCGGCGGGGCGCTCAGCTTCGGTGCCCTGGTGGCCTTCATTTACTACATCGACAAGTTCTTTGCTCCGATCAGGGATCTCTCGGCCAAGTATTCGGTCATGCAAGGAGCAATGGCTGCACTTGAACGGATATTCCACCTGCTAGACACAGAAGTCGACGCCGGACGGAACTCACTGAGTATCGGCCTGCAGAGTCCAGGCGGATACGCGGAGGATAGGGATCAGCACCCTCTCGATAGCGTGGTCTTTGACAATGTCTGGTTTGCCTACAGTGGCAATGAGTACGTACTCAAGGGATTCAACCTGAAGTTGCGCAGAGGTGAGCGCATAGCGCTAGTCGGAGAAACGGGCGGAGGCAAAACAACAGTGACGCGTCTTCTCACGCGGCTCTACGAAGTGCATGAGGGGAAAATAGCTCTAAACGGTACCGACATCCGTGGATACTCCCTTTCGGATCTACGCCGCCGCATAGGAATCGTGCTCCAGGAGCCATACCTCTTTACCGGCACCGTTGCGGACAATATCACGCTGGGAGATGAGCGGGCTCGCGCCAGGATGGAGTTAGCCGCGGCACTCGTCGGGGCCGACCGCTTCATCAAAGATCTTCCAAAGGGCTTCGATGAAGAGGTCCGGGAGCGGGGCAAGAACTTTTCTGCCGGAGAACGCCAGCTCATCTCGTTCGCACGGGCCGTTGCCTATGATCCGGAAATACTCGTGCTCGATGAAGCAACGGCAAGCGTGGATTCAGCCAGTGAAAAACTGATTCAGGAGGGACTGAAAGGGCTCATGGCCGGGCGTACTTCCCTTATTGTCGCCCACCGCCTTTCCACCATCCAGGACGCGGACCGCATCGTAGTTGTGCATCGTGGAGAAAAAGCGGAGGAGGGAACACACCAGGAGCTTCTTGCGAAGCGCGGACTCTACTACCGGCTTTACGAACTGCAGTTCAGGGGATGA